One Vibrio campbellii CAIM 519 = NBRC 15631 = ATCC 25920 genomic window carries:
- a CDS encoding zinc ribbon domain-containing protein, with the protein MDSKWECFGCGHSNEHSSLKCEQCGSLGKELANKQMANHLLGNDKVKSKFEYCCDKCGSESYEVGELRASGGFWSTFFNYNKHRFYFLSCSSCGHTEFYKRGLGTGQKILDFLGG; encoded by the coding sequence CTTTGGGTGCGGGCATAGCAATGAACACTCATCATTAAAGTGTGAACAGTGCGGGTCTTTAGGCAAAGAGCTTGCAAACAAGCAGATGGCAAACCACCTGTTAGGGAATGACAAAGTGAAATCGAAGTTTGAATACTGCTGTGATAAATGTGGTTCAGAGTCATATGAGGTTGGTGAGTTAAGAGCCAGTGGTGGATTTTGGAGTACATTTTTCAATTACAACAAACACCGTTTTTATTTCTTATCATGCAGTAGCTGCGGTCACACTGAGTTTTACAAACGAGGTCTAGGTACTGGACAAAAAATACTAGATTTTCTAGGTGGTTAG